GAACACAGTGACGGACGTAATACGACCCAATTAATTCATAACCTTCGCCCCCAACACATTATTTTTGTTCATGGTACCCCCAACTATTTAGCCGATTTAACAGCCCTCGAAGAACTACAAAATCGTTATCAATTGCACTGTCCAGAGGTCAACATCAAAGTTGATTTACCCATCGGAGAGCAATTTATTCAACCAAAAATAACCCCCCAACAAAACTACGAAGGGGAATTAAACGAAACTGGTGCCTATATCACCATCACCTTACCAGAACAACTCAACCGAGATCCCCGTTGGCAAGATTTTGCCGACACAGGATTAATCGAAGCCCGTTGGCAAGGAGACGAATTAGTTTTGAGGGGTTTATCTCAAAGGGAATTACTCCAGCAAAATAGTTCTATTCGTCGCCAAATCAATGCAGAATCCTGTTATAACTGCCGTCATTATGAGCAAAATTCTTGTCATAACGAAAATTCACCCTTACATGGTTTTGAAGTACCAGAAGATGGATTTTGTCCCGGCTTTGAAGAAGATTGATCTTATTCGCGCAATTCTAGTACCAAATTACGGAAATCTTCTCCCCGTTCCTCAAAACTGTTATATTGATCAAAACTAGCACAGGCTGGAGAAAGTAATACTACACTGGCACAATTTTCTTGGGCTAATTGTTGGGCTTTGGTCAAAGCATTACCCATATCTCCCACCTTATAGTAATAGTTAAAACCTTCCTTTTCCAGACTAGAGGCAAATAAATCTGAGGCTTCACCGATTAACAATACAGCTTTACATTTCTGCTTGATGACATTTATCCAAGCCTGATTATCTCCTTCCTTCGCTTGTCCTCCTGCAATGAGAATCACAGGGGATTTTACCGATTCTAAACCTACTTGGGCGGCATCATAGTTAGTGGCTTTACTATCATTAATATAATCTACTCCGTTGATAGTTTTTACCAACTCTAAACGATGGGGTACTCCAGAAAAAGAGGTAATGGTATGGGCGATCGCACTTTTACTAACCCCTGCTAATTTAGCAGCCGCCACCGCCAACAGCAAATTTTGTTGATTATGAGAACCAACCATTTTAAATAAAGAAATAGGAGCAATTAATTCACCAAAAGCCACAATCCAACTATCCTGGAGAAAAACACCCCTACTTTCATCACCGATTAAAAAATCTTTGCCTTTTACGCTCGTCCAATAGGAATTTTTCCAAGTCCTTTCCAATCCCATATTATATATATAAGGATCATCCCCATTAAAAATTTTCGCCTCAGAACGCTCCAAAAGACTCGCTTTAATAAAACAATAATTATTGAGGGTTTTATGACGCTCCAAGTGATCAGGAGTAAAAGTCGTCCATATACCTATTTTGGGGGCTAAATCACGGCTCGATTCAATTTGATAACTGCTTATTTCTGCCACCACCCACTCTGGGGGATTATCCAAAGACTCCAACGCCAACTCAGAAGCGGCATAACCAATGTTACCACAGGCAGAGGTTTTGATATTTCCTGCCTTTAACATCGCTTCAATTAATGCCGTGGTGGTTGTCTTGCCATTAGTACCCGTGATCCCAATCCAAGGAGAAGTATTTAAATAACGCCACGCCAATTCCATCTCACCGATAGTCATAACTCCTTTGGCTCTAGCTTCCTCGAGAATAGGAATATTCCAAGGTACTCCCGGACTCACTACCACCAACTCAGGAAGATTATCAGGGTTTAGGGGAAGATTTTTTCCCAATTCTACATTAATATTTTCTTGGGCTAAATCCTCTTTTATTTGACGAAAACTATCGGATTCTCGGGCATCATATATGGTTACATCTTTACCTACTTTTTTGAGTAACTTTGCCGCCCCAATGCCTGATTTTCCCAAACCAATAATCTCTACTTTTCCCATGTAAGTGATGATGGTACGATGTCAACTTTCTGATTGTACCGTTTTATTTCACCTTTTTTCTATTTTTCTGCCATGTCCTTTGAGCTTCTTTTATCCATTTTTTTATTCTTAAATCAAGGGAATATCCTCTTCTTGTTTGTATTATTATGGTGTTAGAAATGCGATCGTGAAATGCTTGATTATAGTCTTCATCGGTAAGGGCAGTAAAACCATCGACAATGATGGGAGTTAAAAACAATAATAGAGAAAGAAAATTACGAAAATTGATTTTTAATCCAATCATTGCCAAAAATGAGACAATACTAATAATTCCCTCTCTTTTTGCCAAATTAAGAAGAGATGGGCGACGATTTAACTCCGCATCAATTACTTTCAAATCAAAAGCCCATCGCCCCAAACTTTGCCCATGATTTTTATCAACCACAATCACTCTTAATACTAGCCATAGCAAAACAAAAATCAGAAATTCCGCAAAGACATTAGTAACCAGAGAAGAAATCAACCAAACCAAGATAAAATCCACTAAAAAAGCATAAGCTCTTCTTTCTGCTGGTGCTTTACGTTTTGTCCTCATCAGGGATTGTTCTTCGTACATGGCTTGGTTTATTCAATGATTTTCCATGTATTTAGTATATTAGATTTCTTCTCTCGATTGATGATCCCTAGTTCCAGCCTTTTTCTGCCTGGGCTAAAACATAACTGGCTACATCCTCTATTTGCTGGGCATCCAAACGTCCTTTAAAAGAAGGCATCGCTGCTTTTCCATTAGTTACTTGAGAGACAATTTTTTCTAAGGAATACATATCATACTTTTCGAGGTCTTCTTTTTGAAGGGTTTTGGCAGCATTAACCACATTTCTACCACCCAAATGACAAGATGCACAGTTAGCAGAGAAAATAGCTCCTCCTTGGGCAACATCTGCGGCGAGGACAGGACTGGTAAAGGAAAAACTAAGTAAGGTAATTAGTAGTAAGATTAGGCTTAAAATTTTGTTCATTGTTTCTTAAAAAAGGTTTTGTTTCCTTTTTTATTCTTTATTAGCCTAATCTTTGATGTCAAAAGACGAATGGTCAATTATAGATGATTTGTAATCATTCTTTACAATTGACAGGGAAGGGGAAACTACTGATCAACCCCTAACTTTTCCTCTAACTTAGCTATATCTAGGAGGGTTTTTAGTACCGAATCAGGGTTAAGACTGATGGAATCAATACCTAGCTCCACGAGGAAACGGGCAAATTCGGGATAATCGCTGGGCGCCTGTCCACAAATACCGATTTTACGGTTATTTTGGTGGGCTTTTTCGATTACCATTCTTACCATGTCCTTAACGGCTTGGTTGCGCTCATCAAAAATGTGAGCCACGAGGGAAGAGTCTCGATCCAATCCGAGGGTAAGTTGGGTTAAATCGTTGGAACCGATGGAGAAACCGTCAAAGATTTCACTAAATTGATCCGCTAAAATGACGTTACTGGGGATCTCACACATGACATATACCTGTAAGCCATTTTCACCTCGTTTTAAACCATGTTTTTCCATCTCAGCTAATACCTTTCGACCTTCATAGGGTGTGCGACAAAAAGGAATCATCGGTATTACATTGGTTAAGCCCATTTCATCCCTTACCCGTTTAAGAGCTTTACATTCCAAGCCATAGGCATCACGATATTTTTCGTCGTAGTAACGGGAAGCACCACGCCAGCCAATCATGGGGTTTTCTTCGTGGGGTTCAAAGTCTGCACCACCCAAGAGGTTGGCATATTCATTGGATTTGAAGTCAGACATTCTTACTACCACAGGATTAGGATAGAACGCCGCGGCGATCGCCCCTACCCCTTGAGCCACCTTATCTACAAAGAAATCAGCCTTATGGTCATAACCCCTTGTCAGGTGAGCAATTTCCCCCTTAACTCTTTCATCTTTCAATTGCTCAAAGTTCATCAAAGCGAGGGGATGAGCCTTAATATGATTAGCAATAATAAACTCTAAACGAGCCAAACCAACCCCATTACAAGGAATAGAAGCCAACTTAAATGCCTCTTCAGGGTTGCCCACATTCATCAAAATTTGTGTGCGGGTAGTGGGTAGATTATCAAGGGGAGTTTCAATAATATCAAAAGGAATTAAATCCTCATAAACTCGACCTTCTTCCCCCTCCGAACAAGATAC
The sequence above is a segment of the Cyanobacterium stanieri PCC 7202 genome. Coding sequences within it:
- a CDS encoding RDD domain containing protein (PFAM: RDD family~InterPro IPR010432~KEGG: cyt:cce_4749 hypothetical protein~PFAM: RDD domain containing protein~SPTR: RDD domain containing protein), encoding MYEEQSLMRTKRKAPAERRAYAFLVDFILVWLISSLVTNVFAEFLIFVLLWLVLRVIVVDKNHGQSLGRWAFDLKVIDAELNRRPSLLNLAKREGIISIVSFLAMIGLKINFRNFLSLLLFLTPIIVDGFTALTDEDYNQAFHDRISNTIIIQTRRGYSLDLRIKKWIKEAQRTWQKNRKKVK
- a CDS encoding UDP-N-acetylmuramoylalanine--D-glutamate ligase (PFAM: Mur ligase family, glutamate ligase domain; Mur ligase middle domain~TIGRFAM: UDP-N-acetylmuramoylalanine--D-glutamate ligase~COGs: COG0771 UDP-N-acetylmuramoylalanine-D-glutamate ligase~InterPro IPR005762:IPR013221:IPR004101~KEGG: cyc:PCC7424_5165 UDP-N-acetylmuramoyl-L-alanyl-D-glutamate synthetase~PFAM: Mur ligase middle domain protein; cytoplasmic peptidoglycan synthetase domain protein~SPTR: UDP-N-acetylmuramoylalanine--D-glutamate ligase;~TIGRFAM: UDP-N-acetylmuramoylalanine/D-glutamate ligase), which gives rise to MGKVEIIGLGKSGIGAAKLLKKVGKDVTIYDARESDSFRQIKEDLAQENINVELGKNLPLNPDNLPELVVVSPGVPWNIPILEEARAKGVMTIGEMELAWRYLNTSPWIGITGTNGKTTTTALIEAMLKAGNIKTSACGNIGYAASELALESLDNPPEWVVAEISSYQIESSRDLAPKIGIWTTFTPDHLERHKTLNNYCFIKASLLERSEAKIFNGDDPYIYNMGLERTWKNSYWTSVKGKDFLIGDESRGVFLQDSWIVAFGELIAPISLFKMVGSHNQQNLLLAVAAAKLAGVSKSAIAHTITSFSGVPHRLELVKTINGVDYINDSKATNYDAAQVGLESVKSPVILIAGGQAKEGDNQAWINVIKQKCKAVLLIGEASDLFASSLEKEGFNYYYKVGDMGNALTKAQQLAQENCASVVLLSPACASFDQYNSFEERGEDFRNLVLELRE
- a CDS encoding cytochrome c class I (PFAM: Cytochrome c~InterPro IPR003088:IPR009056:IPR008168~KEGG: ava:Ava_1200 cytochrome c6~PFAM: cytochrome c class I~SPTR: Cytochrome c6), which encodes MNKILSLILLLITLLSFSFTSPVLAADVAQGGAIFSANCASCHLGGRNVVNAAKTLQKEDLEKYDMYSLEKIVSQVTNGKAAMPSFKGRLDAQQIEDVASYVLAQAEKGWN